In Helianthus annuus cultivar XRQ/B chromosome 9, HanXRQr2.0-SUNRISE, whole genome shotgun sequence, the following are encoded in one genomic region:
- the LOC110879056 gene encoding patatin-like protein 3, translated as MTSERPKTNHVGTRPPNTGKRITVLSIDGGGIRGVIPGVILEYLESQLQELDGEEARLADYFDVIAGTSTGGLVTAMLTAPDKNDRPLYAAKDIVPFYLENTPKIFPQRRGPFAWIIGLFKALLGPKYNGKYLQNLVKSLLGTTKLNQTLTNVVIPTFDIQKMQPVIFSSFQTLVAMGEVTRQVMKKDPKFFPIEPLDYGRYLVISLGTGKEKIIPPRFNAKMAAKWGVLGWLASKGAPLIEAFTEASADLVGFHNNVVFEALHSLNCYIRIQDDTLTGDLASVDVATMKNLDELVKVGERLLDSLVSRVNSDTGDVEPVPNGGSNREALKRFAKELSDERKLRESNCKSA; from the exons ATGACCAGCGAAAGGCCAAAAACAAACCATGTAGGAACCCGACCACCTAATACCGGAAAGCGCATAACCGTTCTTAGCATAGACGGTGGAGGCATCAGAGGTGTCATTCCTGGTGTCATTCTTGAGTACCTTGAGTCACAGCTTCAG GAGTTAGATGGCGAGGAAGCGAGGCTAGCAGATTATTTCGATGTGATTGCAGGAACAAGCACCGGTGGTCTAGTGACAGCAATGCTAACGGCTCCGGACAAAAATGACAGACCTTTGTATGCTGCAAAAGACATCGTTCCATTTTATCTTGAAAACACTCCCAAAATTTTCCCACAAAGAAG GGGGCCATTTGCTTGGATTATAGGGCTGTTCAAGGCGCTGCTAGGCCCAAAGTACAACGGGAAGTACCTTCAAAACCTAGTGAAGAGCTTACTAGGAACAACAAAGTTGAATCAGACGTTGACCAACGTTGTCATCCCTACTTTTGACATACAGAAAATGCAACCTGTGATCTTTAGCTCATTTCag ACCTTGGTTGCTATGGGGGAAGTAACAAGGCAAGTAATGAAAAAAGATCCTAAATTCTTCCCAATCGAACCTTTAGATTATGGGAGATATCTTGTTATATCATTGGGGACAGGCAAGGAGAAGATAATACCACCCCGATTTAATGCAAAAATGGCTGCGAAATGGGGAGTACTTGGGTGGTTAGCAAGTAAAGGAGCCCCGTTGATTGAAGCTTTTACTGAAGCGAGTGCCGATTTGGTTGGTTTTCATAACAATGTCGTCTTTGAAGCTCTACATTCTCTCAATTGTTATATTCGCATTCAG GATGACACATTGACTGGAGACTTGGCTTCAGTGGATGTTGCAACAATGAAGAATTTGGACGAGCTGGTGAAAGTTGGTGAACGGTTACTTGACAGTCTAGTCTCTCGTGTGAATTCTGATACCGGAGACGTTGAACCGGTCCCGAATGGTGGTTCAAACCGTGAAGCACTGAAGAG GTTTGCAAAAGAACTATCAGATGAACGGAAACTAAGGGAGTCAAATTGTAAGAGTGCTTAA